The window TTTCGATCGCATCCGTGGTTGGAGTTCCCGCGGGGCTGTTTCTTGCGACACATTACTCCTGGCATATGCCTTTTCTCAGCATCGTTTTCACCGGCTTATTTGTCCAGATTGCCATCAGCAAATGGGTTCCTGTAATGAAGGAACATATTAAGATGCAGCCGGAGAAGAGAAACATCCTCCGACCCTTTCAGATGGTAGCGGCATCGCCCAACCAACAGAAGGCCTTGTTGCTGCAATGCTGTTTGATGCTCGGACATTTCAGTCTGATACCTTTTCTAAGTCCTTACATGGTTTCGAATGTTGGTTTTGGCGAGAAAGATTTACCATTGATTTATCTGCTAGGCGGTGCCGTTAGTATCATTTCACTTCCGTTAATCGGCAAGCTGGCGGATAAATACGGGCGATATAAAGTCCTGATCTTTGGCATCTGCCTCTCAGCCATTCCACAGTTTCTTATTACCAACATGCCTCCTGTTCCGTTATGGATGGCCTTAACTGTCACCACCTTTTTCTTTATTACTACCGGAGGGAGAACTATTCCGGCCAGTACCATCATCACTTCCACGGTCACTCCGCAGCAAAGGGGCAGTTTCATGAGTTTAAATGTAGCTGTGCAGCAACTTTCCAGCGGACTAGCGGCCTATATAGCGGGTCTTATCATCTCTAAAGGACCCGGAGGGCAATTAATACATTACGAAATGGTAGGATACATGGCTATTGCTTTCAGTTTTGTAGGATTATACGTGGCCCGGGGAATAAAAGGGACCTCTTAAAAATATTTCTTCCTGAAAAGTTTTAGCTTTCTCTCTCCATCAACATAGCTGCGAGATCGCGCAGGGATCGGGTTTGATCAATAGTCAATGGGAGCGCATCCAGATGAGCCAGTGCATCCATGTAAAGTTGGTCCATCTTTGTTTCAGCAACATCACGTACATTCAGTTTATCATAGATAGCGGTCATACTTTTCACCTTCTCGTGAGTATCCGATCCACTATAATCCAGCCAGTAGTTCAGGTCAGACTGCACATCCGCCGTTGCCAGGTTGATGGCTGTTAACAAGAGAAATGTTTTTTTATTAGAGAGAATATCTCCACCCACCTGCTTCCCAAATTTAGCAGCGTCACCATACACATCCAGTATATCGTCCTGTAATTGAAAAGCCACACCCAGGTTCACTCCAAAATCATAAAGGTGATTCACCTCTGATGGCGCAGCACCTGCAATGGCCGCACCAATTCCCAAACCGGCTCCCAGCA of the Bacteroidota bacterium genome contains:
- a CDS encoding MFS transporter; the encoded protein is MTKERRLLLVLAAIQFNHIVDFMIMMPLGPQLMRILAISPREFSLLVSSYTFSAGIVGFAGAFFLDRFERKRALQIIFAGFLLGTLACAFAPGYTLLMTARILTGAFGGLLGSLILSIIGDAIPLERRSSAMGIVMTAFSIASVVGVPAGLFLATHYSWHMPFLSIVFTGLFVQIAISKWVPVMKEHIKMQPEKRNILRPFQMVAASPNQQKALLLQCCLMLGHFSLIPFLSPYMVSNVGFGEKDLPLIYLLGGAVSIISLPLIGKLADKYGRYKVLIFGICLSAIPQFLITNMPPVPLWMALTVTTFFFITTGGRTIPASTIITSTVTPQQRGSFMSLNVAVQQLSSGLAAYIAGLIISKGPGGQLIHYEMVGYMAIAFSFVGLYVARGIKGTS